Within the Bacillus horti genome, the region GAAGGTGTAGAGGCGGTGACCGGATTGCGAGGCATGATGAGAGAGCTCCTAGGCCTGAAAGAGCTAGAACAGCAGCTAGAGCAGCTTTTATCCGTAAATCAGGTGATTGTGGTTCCAGGAGATAGTTCTGAAGAAGCCTGGGTCAAGCATGATTTAGGACGTGCTGCTGTAGAGCAAATGTCTTTGCTAGCTGAAGAAAAATGGAATGTGGCTGTGGCTGGTGGAACAACGATGGCTGCTGTAGCTGAGGTGATGAAGCCTAGCTCCAAGCTTAAATCTCTAGTATTTTTACCAGCTAGAGGTGGTTTAGGAGAAGAGGTGGAAAACCAGGCGAATACGATTACCTCGAAGATGGCTCAGCAATCAGGAGGAAGCTATCGTATGCTTCATATTCCAGATCAGCTAAGTAAGGAAGCGTATGAATCTCTGACACATGATCCACACATCAAGGATGTGATCAGACAAATCCGATCCTCGCGAATGATCGTTCATGGAATTGGTGAAGCTAGAACGATGGCTTTGCGCAGAAAATCCACAAAGCAGCTGCTCCAGTCGATTGAAGAACGTCAGGCTGTCGCCGAAGCGTTTGGCTATTATTTTAGCCAGCAGGGTGAAATCGTCGAAAAGATTCAAACGGTGGGTCTGCGCTTAGAGGATGTTCAACAGGCCGATCATATTATTGCGGTCGCTGGAGGTCGGGCAAAAGCAAGAGCGATTCGTGCTTTTCTAATGCATGGCACTCATGATGTTTTAATCACCGATGAGGGGGCAGCTAGAGAGATGATTCAGCTCTGCCAGCCTGAAACAGAGGTTTAGTTTTCTAGTCATCGGGCTATCAATTTACTAGTGTATACCTAACTAGGGTAGGTCAGAACATAACAGTAATAATGCTTTACAATTATATAAAATGGATAGAGACCAAAGGAGGAAATTAAGAATGGCTACAAAAATTGCAATCAATGGTTTTGGACGTATTGGGAGAAACGTGTTCCGCGCAGCATTAAACAACCCAAATGTTGAGGTAGTTGCTGTTAATGACTTAACAGATGCAAAAATGCTAGCTCATCTTCTAAAGTATGATTCCGTTCACGGTAGATTAGACGCAAAGGTTGAAGCTAGTGACAATGCCCTAATTGTTAACGGAAGTACAGTAAAGGTTCTAGCTGAGCGTGACCCTTCTGCACTACCTTGGAAGGAGCTAGGCATTGATATCGTAGTAGAAAGTACAGGACGCTTTACAGATCATGCTGACGCTTCTAAACACATCGAAGCAGGAGCTAAGAAGGTAATCATTTCTGCACCTTCTAAGGACGCTGACTTTAATGTTGTTCTTGGTGTAAATGAAGGAAGCTATGAGCCAGCCTCACACAACATTATTTCAAATGCTTCTTGTACAACAAACTGTTTAGCACCATTTGCTAAAGTTCTAAATGAAAAATTCGGATTACGTCGTGGTATGATGACAACTGTTCACTCTTATACAAACGATCAGCAAATTTTAGACCTAGCACACAGTGACTACCGTCGTGCACGTGCAGCTGCTGAAAATATTATCCCAACAACAACGGGTGCAGCTAAAGCGGTAGCTCTAGTTTTACCAGAGTTAAAAGGTAAATTAAACGGCTTCGCCATGCGTGTTCCTACAGCTAACGTTTCTGTAGTTGACCTAGTAGCTGAGCTAGATAAAGAAGTAACAGTTGAAGACGTAAACGGTGCTCTTAAAGAAGCGGCTGAGGGAGAGCTTAAAGGAATTTTAGCTTATACTGAGGAGCCACTTGTAAGCTCTGACTTTAACGGAGATGCTCATTCTTCTACAATTGATGCACTATCTACAATGGTAATGGAAGGCAACATGGTTAAGGTTGTTTCTTGGTATGACAATGAGTGGGGCTACTCCAACCGTGTCGTAGATTTAGTTGAATATATGGCAAGCAAAGGCTTATAATTTTAAATGAAAGAAGTTTAGAGGAGAATAGGGTATTCTCCTCTTTCATGTGGAGGCGATACGATGAACAAGAAAACAATGCGAGATATTGAGTTTAATCAAAAACGTGTGTTTTGTCGTGTTGATTTTAACGTCCCTATGGAGGATGGTCAGGTAACGGACGATACGCGGATTCGTGCAGCTCTTCCTACTATTACATATTTAATAGAGCAGGGAGCCAAAGTGATTCTAGCCAGTCACCTAGGTAGACCAAAGGGAGAGGTTAAGGAAGAGCTTCGTTTAGATGCTGTAGCTAAGCGTCTTTCTGAGCTATTAGGGAAAGAGGTAGCTAAAGCAGATGAAGCGTTTGGACCAGAGGTTGAGGCGCATGTGGCTCAAATGAGTGCAGGAGATATCCTCTTGCTTGAGAATGTACGCTTCTACGCTGGAGAGGAAAAAAATGATACTGAGCTAGCGAAATCCTTCGCTGCTTTAGCTGACGTATTTGTGAATGATGCGTTTGGTACAGCACATCGTGCTCATGCTTCAACAGAAGGAATTGCTCACCACCTTCCTGCCGTTGCAGGATTACTTATGGAAAAGGAACTAGATTTCTTAGGCGGTGCCCTAGAGCAGCCTGAACGTCCTTTTACGGCCATCATTGGTGGAGCAAAGGTTAAGGATAAAATCGGTGTCATTGAAAACCTACTGAATAAAGTGGACAACTTGATTATCGGTGGCGGATTGGCGTACACGTTCGTAAAAGCGCTTGGACATGATATTGGTAAGTCTCTTTTAGAAGAGGACAAAATCGATCTTGCCAAACAATTTATGGAGCAGGCTAAGGAAAAAGGCGTCAAGCTATACATCCCTCAGGATGTTGTTGTAGCCGATGAATTTTCAAAAACTGCTACGACTCAGGTCGTTGCTATCGATGCAATCCCTAGCGACTGGGAAGCGTTAGATATCGGACCGAATACGATTGATACGTATCGTCAAGTGATTCTTGATTCTAAGCTAGTGATTTGGAACGGACCTATGGGAGTGTTTGAATTTGATCTATTTGCTCAAGGAACAAATTCTGTAGCTCGTGCATTAGCTGACTGTGAAGGAACCACCATTATTGGAGGTGGAGATTCTGCTGCTGCTGTAGAAAAGGCGGGATTAGCAGACTCCATGAAGCATGTCTCTACGGGTGGAGGAGCTTCTCTAGAGTTTATGGAGGGTAAAATCCTACCGGGTGTAGCTGCTCTTCAAGATAAATAAAATAAAAAACATAGCATACGATAGATCTACTTGAAGGAGGAAGCAAGATGCGTAAACCGATTATTGCAGGGAACTGGAAGATGCATATGACTGTAGACGAAGCCAAAGCGTTTGTTCAAGAGGTTGATGGACTTGTACCAAGTGCTGATCAGGTAGATACGGTTATTTGTGCTCCTTTTACCCATCTTTCAACCCTGACAGAGCTTGTGCAGGAGCGTCCCATTGCTATTGGAGCGCAGAATATGTATTTTGAGGAGCAGGGTGCATTTACAGGAGAGATTAGTCCCGTGATGCTAAGCTCGCTTGGCGTAACGTATGTGATTTTAGGACATTCTGAAAGACGTCAGTATTTTAATGAAACGGACGAGCTAGTCAATGCAAAGGCGAAGGCTGCTCATCAACATAAGCTAATTCCAATTATTTGTGTAGGTGAGAACCTAGAGGAAAGAGAAAAGGACGAGACCAAAGAGGTTGTTCAAAAGCAGCTAATTGGTGCGTTACAAGGACTTTCATCTGCTGAAGCTTCAGCTTCTGTGATTGCTTATGAGCCAGTGTGGGCTATAGGTACAGGAAAATCATCTACTGCTGAGGATGCGGGAGATGTCATTTCCTTCATTCGCTCGATTGTAGAGGATCAATATGATCAACAGGTTGCTAGTGCTGTCCGTATTCAGTATGGTGGAAGTGTGAAGCCAGAAAATATTGCCGAGTACATGGCCCATCCTGATATTGATGGAGCGTTAGTGGGAGGAGCTAGCTTAAAGCCAACATCCTTCCTACAGCTTTTGGAGGGACGTTCGTAATGAGAAGACCAAAACCTGTAGCGTTAATCATCCTAGACGGCTTCGGACTTCGTGATGAAATGCAAGGGAACGCTGTAAGTCATGCGCGCAAACCGAACTATGACCGATACTGGGAGAACTATCCTCATACCACTTTAACGGCAAGTGGAGAAGCGGTTGGACTTCCAGGCGGACAGATGGGGAATTCCGAGGTAGGTCATTTAAATATTGGTTCTGGGCGGATCGTTTATCAGGACTTAACTAGGGTAAACAAGGAAATAAGTGAAGGAGCCTTTTTTGATAACGAAGTGATGATTGAAGCGATGCGTTATGCAAAAAGGGAAGGAAAAAAGCTTCACTTATATGGTCTGCTTTCAGATGGTGGTGTACACAGTCATATCAATCACCTTTTTGCTCTTTTACGTTTAGCTAAGACAGAGCAATTGACAGAAGTGTATATTCATGCCTTTTTAGATGGAAGAGATGTAGCTCCAGACAGTGCCCAATCCTATATCGAACTTCTTCTAGCGAAAATGAAGGAGCTAGGAGTTGGAAAGCTTGCTACCGTCCAGGGGCGATATTACTCTATGGATCGTGATAAGCGCTGGGATCGTGTAGAAAAAGCCTATCGGGCCATGGTGTATGGAGAAGGTCCTAAATATACGGACCCTATCCAAGCGATTACCGAATCCTATGAACAAAGTGTCTTTGATGAGTTTGTTATTCCGACTGTGATGGTGGACGAGCATGGTGAACCAGTGGCTCAAATAGAGTCTGGAGACGCTGTGATCTTTTATAACTTTAGACCTGACCGAGCCATCCAGATTTCTAACGTCTTTACAAACGAAGACTTTAGAGGCTTTGATCGGGGAGAAAGCACACCAAAGAACCTGCACTATGTTTGTTTAACCCATTTTAGTGAGACTGTTCAAGGCTTCGTGGCGTACAAGCCGGTGAACCTAGACAACACATTAGGTGAGGTGCTTACACAAAATGGTCTGAAACAGTTACGTATAGCAGAGACGGAAAAGTATCCTCATGTCACCTTTTTCTTTAGTGGTGGGCGTGAAGCTCCATTTGAAGGCGAGGAAC harbors:
- a CDS encoding sugar-binding transcriptional regulator, translated to MEKLLHLQLKVVPDLLQVMTRRYTIMKVIQATQPIGRRSLTQMVGLTERVLRAETDFIKQQGLLQIASSGMSLTPEGVEAVTGLRGMMRELLGLKELEQQLEQLLSVNQVIVVPGDSSEEAWVKHDLGRAAVEQMSLLAEEKWNVAVAGGTTMAAVAEVMKPSSKLKSLVFLPARGGLGEEVENQANTITSKMAQQSGGSYRMLHIPDQLSKEAYESLTHDPHIKDVIRQIRSSRMIVHGIGEARTMALRRKSTKQLLQSIEERQAVAEAFGYYFSQQGEIVEKIQTVGLRLEDVQQADHIIAVAGGRAKARAIRAFLMHGTHDVLITDEGAAREMIQLCQPETEV
- the gap gene encoding type I glyceraldehyde-3-phosphate dehydrogenase gives rise to the protein MATKIAINGFGRIGRNVFRAALNNPNVEVVAVNDLTDAKMLAHLLKYDSVHGRLDAKVEASDNALIVNGSTVKVLAERDPSALPWKELGIDIVVESTGRFTDHADASKHIEAGAKKVIISAPSKDADFNVVLGVNEGSYEPASHNIISNASCTTNCLAPFAKVLNEKFGLRRGMMTTVHSYTNDQQILDLAHSDYRRARAAAENIIPTTTGAAKAVALVLPELKGKLNGFAMRVPTANVSVVDLVAELDKEVTVEDVNGALKEAAEGELKGILAYTEEPLVSSDFNGDAHSSTIDALSTMVMEGNMVKVVSWYDNEWGYSNRVVDLVEYMASKGL
- a CDS encoding phosphoglycerate kinase, whose product is MNKKTMRDIEFNQKRVFCRVDFNVPMEDGQVTDDTRIRAALPTITYLIEQGAKVILASHLGRPKGEVKEELRLDAVAKRLSELLGKEVAKADEAFGPEVEAHVAQMSAGDILLLENVRFYAGEEKNDTELAKSFAALADVFVNDAFGTAHRAHASTEGIAHHLPAVAGLLMEKELDFLGGALEQPERPFTAIIGGAKVKDKIGVIENLLNKVDNLIIGGGLAYTFVKALGHDIGKSLLEEDKIDLAKQFMEQAKEKGVKLYIPQDVVVADEFSKTATTQVVAIDAIPSDWEALDIGPNTIDTYRQVILDSKLVIWNGPMGVFEFDLFAQGTNSVARALADCEGTTIIGGGDSAAAVEKAGLADSMKHVSTGGGASLEFMEGKILPGVAALQDK
- the tpiA gene encoding triose-phosphate isomerase; this encodes MRKPIIAGNWKMHMTVDEAKAFVQEVDGLVPSADQVDTVICAPFTHLSTLTELVQERPIAIGAQNMYFEEQGAFTGEISPVMLSSLGVTYVILGHSERRQYFNETDELVNAKAKAAHQHKLIPIICVGENLEEREKDETKEVVQKQLIGALQGLSSAEASASVIAYEPVWAIGTGKSSTAEDAGDVISFIRSIVEDQYDQQVASAVRIQYGGSVKPENIAEYMAHPDIDGALVGGASLKPTSFLQLLEGRS
- the gpmI gene encoding 2,3-bisphosphoglycerate-independent phosphoglycerate mutase → MRRPKPVALIILDGFGLRDEMQGNAVSHARKPNYDRYWENYPHTTLTASGEAVGLPGGQMGNSEVGHLNIGSGRIVYQDLTRVNKEISEGAFFDNEVMIEAMRYAKREGKKLHLYGLLSDGGVHSHINHLFALLRLAKTEQLTEVYIHAFLDGRDVAPDSAQSYIELLLAKMKELGVGKLATVQGRYYSMDRDKRWDRVEKAYRAMVYGEGPKYTDPIQAITESYEQSVFDEFVIPTVMVDEHGEPVAQIESGDAVIFYNFRPDRAIQISNVFTNEDFRGFDRGESTPKNLHYVCLTHFSETVQGFVAYKPVNLDNTLGEVLTQNGLKQLRIAETEKYPHVTFFFSGGREAPFEGEERVLIASPKVATYDLQPEMSAYEVTDRLLQELDRDHHDVIILNFANPDMVGHSGMLEPTVKAIEAVDTCLGKIVDKILAKDGVALITADHGNADMVLDPANRPVTSHTTNPVPFIVTKNGAELREGGILADISPTILDLLGVQQPVEMTGASMIKK